TCTAATACAAGCTCTTTAGCACCAGTAGTAAATGAGAGTAAAAATATTGTTGCTACAATCAAAACTGAGAAAAATATAATAGAAATAGATAATCTAGGTCGAATATATCAAGTTACTTTGCTTGAAGAGAAGTATAAAGATGATAAAAATAATCGAATTAAACTTTTTGCTGCAAATCAGTTAAGACCATTGGAAGTTAGATTTTCAAATAGAGTTTTAAATGATGAAGCTTTTAAAGTTGATGTAGTAGCTAGTTCTTCAAATATTGATGCTACAATAAATAATCAAGAATTAACTTTAACTCAAACTTTAAGCGGTACAACTTTAACAAAAAAGTTTACATTCTATCCAGATGGACACTATGATTTATCTGTTAACTCTACAAACAATGAGCAGTTTTTTATTACAAATGGATTTAGACCAAATGTTTTAGCTGATATGTACGCTGTTCATGGTTTTATTGCAAAACTAAATGATGATACTTTAGACACAATAGAAGATGGTGATTTAAAAAGTAATAAAGATTTATTAGGTGTTAAATTCATATCAAGTTTTGATAGATATTATGCAACTGTTATTTATAATTTTGAGAAATCATTAGCAGTTACTCTTATGCCTGATGCAAATAATGACCCTCAAGCATTTATCCAAGCAGGAACTAGTACAAATTTTAGTGGATTTATGGGACCAAAAAATCATAAAGATTTAGAGGCTTTAAATCCTCAATTAATCGATGTAATTGATTATGGTTGGTTTACATTTATTGCAAAACCAATGTTCGTACTTCTTCAATTTTTACAAGGATATATTGGAAACTGGGGTTGGACTATTGTTGTTTTAACTATTTTAATTAAAATTGTACTTTATCCTTTATCATATAAAGGTATGATGAGTATGCAAAAATTAAAAGATTTAGCACCAAAAATGAAAGATATTCAAAACAAATATAAAGGTGATAAACAAAAACAATCAATGGCAATGATGGAGTTGTATAAAAAGCATGGTGCAAATCCAATGGGTGGATGTCTTCCTCTTTTATTACAAATTCCAGTTTTCTTTGCTATTTATAGAGTTTTAATAAATGCAATTGAGTTAAAAGGTGCTGAGTGGATTCTATGGATACATGATTTAGCTGAAATGGATCCATATTTTGTATTACCAATTTTAATGGGTGCAACAATGTATATCCAACAAAAAATCACACCAAATACTATGCAAGATGAGATGCAAAAGAAGATTTTCCAACTATTACCAATAGTGTTTACATTCTTCTTCTTGTGGTTCCCAGCAGGACTTACTCTATATTGGTTTGTAAATAACTTATTTACTATTGCTCAACAATATACTATTAATAGAATATTTGAGAAAAAAAGAGTCGCAAATACTAATTAAGTAGGAAGTTATGAAAAAGTTTGAAGCAGATAGTTTAGAAAAAGCCTATGAAATGGCAACTTTAGAATTTGGATGTTCTATTACAGAACTTTCAATTGAAGTATTCCAGCAACCAAGTAATGGGTTTTTGGGTTTTGGAAAAAAACGAGCTATAATATGTGCTGTTTGTAAAACAGATAAAGTAGATAATAACAGTTCTTTGAAATCTTATAAAAATAAGAGTGTCAATATAGAAGATGTTAGTTCAAGATTGGAAAATTCTAATAAAGATAGTATTGAAAAAGATTGCAAGACAACTTTAGAAACAAAAGAAGTTTCTTGTAATGTTCCAAAAGTTGAATCAAAAGAGAAGATTTTTGATAAGTTTTATCATGAAGAAAAATCAAATGATATTTCAAAAATTATAATCAAAAAATCAAAAGATGAAATAATATCTGAGATAAAAAGTGGTTTAAATCTTTTGTTTGATAACTCTTGTTTTAGATTAGAAGATATAAAAGTTAGTTTTTATGATGATGAGACAATTTTTATTGAATTTTTAGGAGAAGATTCGGCGCTACTTATTGGAAAAGAGGGCTATAGATACAAGGCTTTATCGTATATCTTATTTAACTGGATAAATGATAAATTTGGATTGATGCTTCGCCTTGAGGTTGCTGAATTTTTAAAAAATCAAGAAGCTGCTATTTGTCTATACTTAGAGCCTGTAATTGAAATAATCAAAGAGAAGGGGAGTTTTAAAACAAAGCCTCTTGATGGTATTTTAGTGCATATTGCTCTTAAAAGATTAAGAGAAGAGTTTCCTTTGAAATATGTTGCTGTTAAAACAAATGTAAAAGGTGAAAAATATGTACTTGTAAATGAGTACAAACAAAAAGAAGATTAATATTGTATAACGATGATACTATTGTAGCAATTGCTACAGCATCTGGAATAGGTTCTATTTCAATAGTTAGAGTTTCAGGAGCAAAAGCTCTTGAAATTGCTCTTAAAATCTCACAAAAAACTACTATAAATCCAAGAATTGCAACTTTATCTTATTTGTATGATAAAAAACAAAATATTATTGATGAAGCAATTGTCTTATATTTTAAATCTCCAAACTCTTTTACAGGAGAAGATATAGTTGAGTTTCAAATTCATGGTGGAGTTGCTATTGCTTCACTAGTATTGGATACAGTTTTAGAGTATGGCGCTAGAATGGCAACTGCTGGAGAGTTTTCAAAAAGAGCTTTTTTGAATAATAAAATAGATTTGAGTAAAGCAGAAGCAATATCAAAAATAATTGAAGCAAGAAGTAGTGATGCTGTAAAACTATTGGCTAGACAGTTAAAAGGTGAACTTAAAGATTTTGTAGAAGATATCAGAGAAGATTTGCTTTTTATGCTTGCATATACAGAGGTTACGATTGATTATGCTGAAGAAGATCTACCTAGTGATATCTTTTCAAAAATAGAAGAAAAGATATCAAAAATTGAACAAAAACTAGAAAATACTCTAGAAGCTAGTAAAAGAAGAGAAGGTATGATTGATGGGTTTAAAGTTGCAATTATTGGAAAA
Above is a genomic segment from Aliarcobacter cryaerophilus containing:
- the mnmE gene encoding tRNA uridine-5-carboxymethylaminomethyl(34) synthesis GTPase MnmE; its protein translation is MYNDDTIVAIATASGIGSISIVRVSGAKALEIALKISQKTTINPRIATLSYLYDKKQNIIDEAIVLYFKSPNSFTGEDIVEFQIHGGVAIASLVLDTVLEYGARMATAGEFSKRAFLNNKIDLSKAEAISKIIEARSSDAVKLLARQLKGELKDFVEDIREDLLFMLAYTEVTIDYAEEDLPSDIFSKIEEKISKIEQKLENTLEASKRREGMIDGFKVAIIGKPNVGKSSLLNKLLNYDRAIISDIAGTTRDTIEESVKIGTHIIKIVDTAGIRENTSDLIEQIGIEKSITAINEADIIVALFDNSRVKDSEDDKILELLSSQENKNIIKILNKTDLPTSFEKELLGEFIELSTKENINLLIKSIEKILDENSGTDELTLVSKRQISSVENTLQNIKMAKNPLYSGELEFFAHHITEALHEISNITRPYENDEMLDVMFGEFCLGK
- a CDS encoding Jag N-terminal domain-containing protein, with protein sequence MKKFEADSLEKAYEMATLEFGCSITELSIEVFQQPSNGFLGFGKKRAIICAVCKTDKVDNNSSLKSYKNKSVNIEDVSSRLENSNKDSIEKDCKTTLETKEVSCNVPKVESKEKIFDKFYHEEKSNDISKIIIKKSKDEIISEIKSGLNLLFDNSCFRLEDIKVSFYDDETIFIEFLGEDSALLIGKEGYRYKALSYILFNWINDKFGLMLRLEVAEFLKNQEAAICLYLEPVIEIIKEKGSFKTKPLDGILVHIALKRLREEFPLKYVAVKTNVKGEKYVLVNEYKQKED
- the yidC gene encoding membrane protein insertase YidC, giving the protein MNSNNQNSGLQKRMIIMTVLVFVFFIAYEFLVLKPKQIEKMEQQKIEQEQKANAAPEIKEQINSNTSSLAPVVNESKNIVATIKTEKNIIEIDNLGRIYQVTLLEEKYKDDKNNRIKLFAANQLRPLEVRFSNRVLNDEAFKVDVVASSSNIDATINNQELTLTQTLSGTTLTKKFTFYPDGHYDLSVNSTNNEQFFITNGFRPNVLADMYAVHGFIAKLNDDTLDTIEDGDLKSNKDLLGVKFISSFDRYYATVIYNFEKSLAVTLMPDANNDPQAFIQAGTSTNFSGFMGPKNHKDLEALNPQLIDVIDYGWFTFIAKPMFVLLQFLQGYIGNWGWTIVVLTILIKIVLYPLSYKGMMSMQKLKDLAPKMKDIQNKYKGDKQKQSMAMMELYKKHGANPMGGCLPLLLQIPVFFAIYRVLINAIELKGAEWILWIHDLAEMDPYFVLPILMGATMYIQQKITPNTMQDEMQKKIFQLLPIVFTFFFLWFPAGLTLYWFVNNLFTIAQQYTINRIFEKKRVANTN